The sequence CCAGTGGCGACCAGGAAGTGACGACGATGTCATGTTCATTGCAAAATTCCCGCAATGGCTCCTGTGTAAGCCGCGGATGCAATTCAATCTGATTCACCATCGGCTTCACATTGGCAACATTGAAAACCTTCTCCAGATGATGGATATGATGATTGGACACTCCTGTGGCCCTGATCAGCTTTTCTTCATAGAGCCGCTCGATTGCACGGTATGTATCCACGAATGTATCTGCGACTGGCCAATGAGTCATATACAGATCCAAATATTCCATTCCAAGTCTCTCCAAAGAAGCTTCGAACGCTTTCAATGTTGCATCATACCCTTGATCAGTGTTCCATACTTTTGAAGTGATGAACAGCTGCTCCCTCGGAATGCCCGATTGCCGGATTGCCTCGCCCGTCTCTATCTCATTCTCGTAAATAGCAGCAGTATCGATAGCCCGATAGCCAACTTCCAAGGCATATGAAATCGCTTTGATTGTCTCAACTGAATCAGTCATCTTGTAAACGCCGAGGCCAAGCTGAGGCATTTCCACACCGTTCGCTAGAGTCACCTTGTCTTCAAAATAATGCATTCCGTTCCCCTCCTATACAGTTTGTATACATTTATTGTACCCGTATTCCATAATTTTGACGAATAATGCCAGCCATTTGTTAATCAGAATGACACAATTTTTCAGTTCGGTCATTTCAATTTAATATCTATTAGGGTATACTATGTGAAGGACTAATGATTTTACAGGAGGTACATTTGATGAATCTTATCCTTATTCTAGCCGTTACCTTTGCATTCCTTTCGGCGATTTTCACAGGTGGATATGAAGACAAGCCTGGTAAAGTGAAAAAATAAGAACTACTAAAAACGGGACATGCCTTAATTGGCAGTCCCGTTTTTTTATGTTAAATCTAAAAATGATTGTTGCCTTAGGGCTTCGTATATCAGAATAGCGGCTGTGTTGGATAAGTTGAGCGATCTGATATGATCATTCATCGGGATGCGCAGGCAATTTTCGATGTTCTGTTCAATCACTTCGTCAGGCAAGCCGGTCGTCTCTTTCCCGAAAACGAAGAAAACATCCTTTGAAGGATCCGAATAATCAAAGTCCGAGTAGGTCCTCTCCCCGAACTTTGTAATGAAGAAAAACTGCGCTTCCGGATAAGCGCCAATAAACTCCTGTATATTTTCATGATACGTAATATCGACATATTGCCAATAATCCAGTCCTGCACGCTTGAGCATTTTATCATCAGTGGAAAATCCCAGCGGCTTTATTAAATGCAGTTTCGTTCCTGTCCCCGCGCATGTACGGGCGATATTCCCAGTATTCGCAGGAATCAATGGTTCAAATAATGCGACATGTATCGCCATTTCAGCACTTCCTTCAATTAGTCTCTAATACATTTTCCATCTCGAGACGCACGTCGGGATCCTCTTCCTTCTGTATCGCCAATTCAATTGCTGCGATACCGTCGCTCGTTCCAATTTGTCCGAGTGCCCATGCAGCAGTCCCGCGAATAAGCGGCCGTTGATCGTTTACAAGCAGATCTGTCAAAGTCGGCACGGCCGTCTCGTCTTTGAAGTGTGCAAGCGCAAGGATGGCATTCCGCTGTATCGGATTCTTGCCTCTCCAAGAACCTGACATATGCCCGTAAGTCTCCTTGAATTCTCGATTGGACAACCTGAGCATCGGCACAAGCAGCGGCTTTGCCAGTTCGGGCTCCGGCTGAAATGCAGGCTGATGAAGATTGTACATCCCTTTGTTTTTCGGACAAACAGTTTGGCATGTGTCGCAGCCATATACCCGGTTACCGATTTTCGCACGAAACTCCTCGGGAACTGGTTTTTTCGTCTGTGTCAAAAAGGCGATGCATCGTTGGGCATTAAGCTGCCCTCCTTGAATCAAAGCCCCTGTAGGACACGCATCCAAACAGAGTGTGCAATCCCCACATTGGTCTTCCATCGGAATATCGGGTTCAAACGGGATATTTGTAATCATTTCTCCGAGGTAGACATACGAACCGAATTCCGGTGTGATGACAGAACAGTTTTTACCGGACCAGCCGATTCCCGCCCGAACCGCGACAGCCCGGTCGACAAGCTCCCCGGTGTCCACCATCGAACGCATTTGAGCATTCGGCATCATGTCGGAAATAAACGTTTCGAGCAGTTGCAACTTTTCACGAAGGACATGATGATAATCCATTCCCCAAGATGCCCTTGCAAAGATGCCACGTCGCTCCCCCTTCTTCCCTCTTGGCGAATCTGTCATTTTGGATGGGTATGCGACTGCTATTGATATGATGCTTTCAGCACGATCAAGCAACATGACAGGCTCCGTACGTTTTTCGACATCACTTTCTTCGAAACCGGATTGAAAGCCCAATTCCTGTTGACGCCGCAAACGATTTTTTAATTCTAAAAAAGGGGCTGCGGTCGTAAAGCCGATTTTATCGATGCCGATCGTAGCTGCATATTCTTTTATTGACGACTGTAGCTGAGCGACATTCACAACGTTCCGCCTCCTTTATGATAGGATTGAAAATAAAAGATGATAAAGGTGATAAAATGAAAATAACTATAGATGAAAAACTTTTTCAACAGATGCCCGGATTGAAATTGGGCATTATCCATTATAACAAAATTACAGTGTCGGAATCTCCTCAAATGCTAAAAGGGAGACTCCAATTATTCCAGGAACAGCTTTACTTCGAATTGGACACCAAGCCTTTCAACGACTTTCCGGG is a genomic window of Sporosarcina luteola containing:
- a CDS encoding aldo/keto reductase, with product MHYFEDKVTLANGVEMPQLGLGVYKMTDSVETIKAISYALEVGYRAIDTAAIYENEIETGEAIRQSGIPREQLFITSKVWNTDQGYDATLKAFEASLERLGMEYLDLYMTHWPVADTFVDTYRAIERLYEEKLIRATGVSNHHIHHLEKVFNVANVKPMVNQIELHPRLTQEPLREFCNEHDIVVTSWSPLARGGLMDEPTLQQIGLTYGKTPAQVIIKWHLQHGLVVIPKSVTPARIKSNIDVKDFELTPEDMMKIDALNRNERTGTNPEKFDEV
- the trmL gene encoding tRNA (uridine(34)/cytosine(34)/5-carboxymethylaminomethyluridine(34)-2'-O)-methyltransferase TrmL — protein: MAIHVALFEPLIPANTGNIARTCAGTGTKLHLIKPLGFSTDDKMLKRAGLDYWQYVDITYHENIQEFIGAYPEAQFFFITKFGERTYSDFDYSDPSKDVFFVFGKETTGLPDEVIEQNIENCLRIPMNDHIRSLNLSNTAAILIYEALRQQSFLDLT
- the queG gene encoding tRNA epoxyqueuosine(34) reductase QueG, translated to MNVAQLQSSIKEYAATIGIDKIGFTTAAPFLELKNRLRRQQELGFQSGFEESDVEKRTEPVMLLDRAESIISIAVAYPSKMTDSPRGKKGERRGIFARASWGMDYHHVLREKLQLLETFISDMMPNAQMRSMVDTGELVDRAVAVRAGIGWSGKNCSVITPEFGSYVYLGEMITNIPFEPDIPMEDQCGDCTLCLDACPTGALIQGGQLNAQRCIAFLTQTKKPVPEEFRAKIGNRVYGCDTCQTVCPKNKGMYNLHQPAFQPEPELAKPLLVPMLRLSNREFKETYGHMSGSWRGKNPIQRNAILALAHFKDETAVPTLTDLLVNDQRPLIRGTAAWALGQIGTSDGIAAIELAIQKEEDPDVRLEMENVLETN